A genome region from Populus alba chromosome 5, ASM523922v2, whole genome shotgun sequence includes the following:
- the LOC118028086 gene encoding cell wall / vacuolar inhibitor of fructosidase 2, producing the protein MAFSHCFSLFFPLLVIILLTNPTLSEAQDSQVLIDEVCRQMEDYGFCNRVFHENMKSPSIDYVGLTAIAMDQTITNATNTYEYILDLLRNTTDQSLRNVLVACENAFAIVKSSFGDALQSFNRKDYDDMFKLERDAPRAQASCETSFIAPPSPPNPLAERNREMRILITMAIVSGKEILKR; encoded by the coding sequence ATGGCCTTTTCTCACTGTTTCTCCCTATTTTTTCCACTTCTAGTCATCATTCTCCTGACCAACCCTACCTTAAGTGAAGCCCAAGATTCCCAAGTTTTAATCGACGAAGTATGTCGACAAATGGAAGACTATGGTTTCTGCAACAGGGTTTTCCATGAGAACATGAAAAGCCCGTCAATAGACTATGTTGGTCTCACAGCGATAGCAATGGACCAGACAATAACAAACGCAACCAACACTTACGAGTATATTTTGGATCTTCTAAGGAACACAACTGACCAATCATTGAGGAATGTTCTTGTTGCATGTGAAAATGCTTTTGCTATAGTGAAGTCGTCTTTCGGGGATGCCCTGCAATCTTTTAACAGGAAAGATTATGATGATATGTTCAAGCTTGAACGGGATGCACCGAGAGCACAAGCCAGCTGTGAAACTAGTTTCATTGCACCACCAAGTCCTCCAAATCCTTTGGCTGAAAGGAATAGGGAGATGAGGATTCTGATTACCATGGCTATTGTCTCTGGAAAAGAAATACTAAAGCGTTGA
- the LOC118028014 gene encoding putative disease resistance RPP13-like protein 1: MASATALAIGGSFLSAFLQVLFDRMASREVVGFFRDRKLNDRLLKKLKVLMISVNGVLDDAEEKQIAKPAVEMWVNELKDAVYEADDLLDEIAYEALRSEVEVGSQSSADQVRGFLSARFSFQKVKEDMETKLGEIVDMLEYLVQQKDALGLREGTVEKASSQRIPTTSLVDESGVYGRDGDKEAIMKLVLSATENGKRLDVIPIVGMAGVGKTTLAQLVYNDSRVGEQFDMKVWICVSEEFDVLKVIKDILKKAGSINCDTMTGDQLHCELEKESTGKKIMLVLDDVWSNDWGKWDFLLTPFKSLLHGSKILVTTRIESVASVKATVAAHRLQELTADDCWLVFAKHAFDDGSCSARPDLEKIGKEVVRKCKGLPLAAKALGGLLRFKRDAKEWEKILKSNMWDLPNDDILPVLRLSYHYLPPQLKQCFAYCAIFPENHEFNKDELIRLWMAEGFLVPPKRNKEMEEVGNEFFHDLVSRSFFQQSSGKSRSVFQGSSGDPLFVMHDLINDLARYVAREFCFRLEGEDSNKITDRTRHLSYAVTRDDSCQKFEGIYDAKLLRTFLPLSEAWLRNQINILPVPRPRNQIDNKVTHDLLPRLTRLRVLSLVNYSNVVELPDSMGKLKHLRYLNLSATSIKRLPEVVSTAYHLQTLILENCKELVELPDSVGHLKHLLYASLKGAKIKRLPESMCTLYNLQTLVLEDCRNLVRLPHLIGNLKHLRYVTLKGTTIKMLPASMGGLCNLQTLILRSCKDLIELPDDLGRLINLSHLDIEGTKLSKMPLHMGKLTKLQILSDFFLGKDTGSSIQELGKLQHLQGGLNIWNLQNVGSAPDALHDNVKGMKHLKTLNLMWDGDPNDSGHVRHVLDKLEPDVNMEYLYIYGYGGTRFSDWVGDSSFSRIVSMELSRCKYCTSLPTLGQLGSLKELLVRGFEGLAVVGPEFYGSCMSVRKPFGSLESLTLSMMPEWREWISDPGMQAFPCLQKLCMSGCPNLRKVLSNHLLPSLTTLEIEGCKQLVTSIPRCPIIDELKLDDDSRHLLLGRLPSGMHSLKVYRFYSIDSIPKEMEQIGSFLTTLEEIEMENCDSLKCFQLDLFPRLKTLRISTCSNLESHCEHEGPLEDLTSLHSLKIWECPKLVSFAKGGLPASCLTELQLFDCANLKSLPEHMNSLLPSLEDLRLFLLPKLEFFPEGGLPSTLKSLYIENCSKLIAARMQWSLQSLPSLSKFTVGVDESVESFPEEMLLPSSLASLEIWSLKTLKSLNYSGLQHLTSLGQLTITDCPNLQSMPEEGLPSSLSSLEIWRCPLLDQRCQQGIGVDWLKITHIPNVHINGYKIHQP; the protein is encoded by the coding sequence ATGGCTTCTGCAACTGCATTAGCCATTGGAGGTTCATTTCTGTCAGCCTTCCTTCAGGTTTTGTTCGACAGAATGGCTTCTCGCGAGGTTGTAGGCTTCTTCAGAGACCGAAAACTCAATGATAGGTTGTTAAAGAAGTTGAAGGTACTTATGATTTCTGTTAACGGGGTACTTGATGATGCGGAGGAGAAGCAAATAGCCAAGCCAGCTGTTGAGATGTGGGTCAACGAGCTCAAAGATGCTGTATATGAAGCTGATGATTTGTTGGATGAGATTGCTTATGAAGCTCTGCGATCGGAGGTGGAAGTTGGCTCTCAATCTAGTGCAGATCAGGTGAGAGGCTTTTTATCTGCTCGTTTCTCATTTCAGAAAGTAAAGGAAGACATGGAGACAAAGTTAGGAGAGATCGTTGACATGCTTGagtacttggtacaacaaaagGATGCCCTTGGTCTGAGAGAGGGTACTGTTGAGAAAGCATCATCACAGAGAATACCAACAACTTCTCTTGTGGATGAATCCGGGGTATATGGTAGGGATGGAGATAAGGAAGCCATAATGAAACTGGTACTATCTGCAACTGAAAATGGCAAACGGCTAGATGTGATTCCCATAGTAGGTATGGCTGGGGTTGGTAAGACCACTCTTGCTCAGCTTGTTTACAATGATAGCAGAGTAGGAGAGCAGTTTGATATGAAGGTATGGATCTGTGTTTCGGAAGAATTCGATGTTCTCAAGGTGATCAAAGATATTCTTAAGAAGGCTGGTTCCATTAATTGTGATACAATGACTGGAGATCAACTTCACTGCGAGTTAGAGAAGGAATcaacagggaaaaaaattatgcttgTTTTAGATGATGTTTGGAGCAATGATTGGGGAAAATGGGATTTTCTGTTGACACCTTTCAAGTCTCTGTTACATGGAAGTAAGATCCTTGTTACAACACGAATTGAAAGCGTAGCATCGGTCAAGGCCACTGTTGCAGCCCATCGCCTACAGGAATTGACTGCGGATGATTGCTGGTTGGTGTTTGCAAAACATGCATTTGATGATGGAAGTTGCAGTGCACGTCCAGACTTGGAAAAAATAGGTAAAGAAGTGGTAAGAAAGTGCAAAGGGTTACCTTTAGCTGCAAAAGCCCTGGGAGGTCTCCTACGCTTTAAAAGAGATGCTAAGGAATGGGAGAAGATCTTGAAGAGCAACATGTGGGATTTGCCGAATGATGATATTCTTCCTGTTCTCAGATTGAGTTATCACTATCTTCCACCACAGCTGAAGCAATGCTTTGCTTACTGTGCAATATTTCCAGAGAATCATGAATTTAACAAGGATGAATTGATCCGTTTATGGATGGCAGAGGGCTTTCTAGTTCCACCTAAAAGAAATAAGGAGATGGAAGAAGTAGGAAATGAGTTCTTTCATGATCTTGTTTCAAGGTCATTTTTCCAGCAATCTAGTGGAAAATCAAGGTCAGTTTTTCAAGGATCAAGCGGGGATCCATTATTTGTAATGCATGACCTCATAAATGACTTGGCTAGATATGTAGCTAGAGAATTTTGCTTCAGGTTGGAAGGCGAAGATTCAAACAAGATCACAGATAGGACTCGTCATTTGTCTTATGCAGTAACAAGAGACGATTCTTGTCAAAAATTTGAGGGTATTTATGATGCCAAGCTTTTGCGCACTTTCTTACCATTGTCAGAAGCGTGGCTACGCAACCAAATCAATATCTTACCGGTGCCAAGACCACGCAACCAAATCGATAATAAGGTAACACATGATTTATTGCCAAGGCTTACACGCTTACGAGTGCTATCCTTGGTTAACTATTCCAACGTGGTTGAGTTACCTGATTCAATGGGCAAGTTAAAACATTTACGATACCTTAATCTCTCCGCTACATCAATAAAAAGGTTACCTGAAGTTGTGAGTACTGCATACCATTTGCAGACATTAATCCTGGAAAATTGTAAAGAGCTTGTTGAGCTGCCTGATTCAGTTGGCCACTTGAAGCATTTGCTATATGCCAGTCTTAAAGGTGCAAAAATCAAAAGGTTACCTGAATCCATGTGTACATTGTATAATCTGCAAACATTAGTCTTGGAAGATTGCAGAAACCTTGTCAGACTGCCTCATTTAATTGGCAATTTGAAGCACTTGCGATATGTGACTCTTAAAGGCACAACGATCAAAATGTTACCAGCATCCATGGGAGGCTTGTGTAATTTGCAGACTTTAATCTTGCGGTCATGCAAAGATCTGATTGAGCTACCAGATGATTTGGGAAGGCTAATCAACTTGAGTCATCTTGATATCGAAGGAACAAAATTGTCGAAGATGCCGCTGCATATGGGTAAACTAACAAAGCTCCAAATCCTAAGTGATTTCTTTCTAGGAAAAGATACTGGTTCTAGCATTCAAGAGTTGGGGAAGCTTCAACATTTACAGGGAGGACTAAATATTTGGAACCTGCAAAATGTTGGGAGTGCTCCAGATGCTCTACATGACAATGTGAAGGGTATGAAGCATCTCAAGACTTTGAATTTGATGTGGGATGGTGATCCTAATGACTCTGGACATGTAAGGCATGTACTTGACAAATTAGAGCCTGATGTAAATATGGAGTATCTTTATATCTATGGTTATGGGGGTACAAGGTTTTCAGATTGGGTAGGAGACTCTTCTTTCTCAAGAATAGTATCCATGGAGCTCAGCCGATGTAAATACTGCACGTCCTTACCAACACTTGGGCAGTTAGGGTCTTTGAAAGAACTCCTGGTAAGAGGGTTTGAGGGACTTGCGGTTGTGGGTCCTGAGTTCTACGGAAGTTGCATGTCCGTGAGGAAGCCATTTGGATCCCTTGAAAGTCTAACTCTTTCAATGATGCCTGAATGGCGTGAATGGATTTCAGATCCAGGCATGCAAGCTTTCCCTTGTCTTCAAAAGCTTTGCATGAGCGGCTGCCCCAACCTAAGAAAGGTGCTGTCCAATCACCTCCTTCCATCTTTAACAACACTTGAGATCGAGGGATGCAAGCAGCTTGTAACTTCAATTCCAAGATGTCCAATcattgatgaattaaaattagatGATGATTCTCGTCATCTGCTGCTAGGCAGATTGCCTTCTGGGATGCACAGCCTGAAAGTTTATCGATTCTATTCCATAGATTCCATACCAAAAGAAATGGAGCAAATTGGTTCCTTTCTCACCACTttagaagaaattgaaatggaaAATTGTGATTCACTCAAGTGCTTCCAGCTGGATTTGTTCCCTAGGTTGAAGACTCTCAGGATCTCTACATGTTCAAATTTGGAATCTCATTGTGAACATGAAGGACCTCTAGAGGATCTCACCTCTCTTCATTCGTTGAAAATATGGGAATGCCCTAAATTAGTATCTTTCGCGAAAGGAGGATTACCTGCCTCATGTTTGACAGAGCTTCAGTTGTTTGATTGCGCAAATTTGAAGTCCTTGCCTGAGCATATGAATTCCCTCCTCCCATCCCTTGAAGATTTGAGATTATTCCTCCTTCCAAAACTTGAGTTCTTTCCAGAAGGGGGTCTGCCCTCTACATTAAAATCACTTTATATTGAAAATTGCAGCAAACTCATTGCAGCCAGAATGCAATGGAGTTTGCAATCGCTCCCTTCTCTTTCAAAATTCACTGTTGGTGTTGACGAAAGTGTGGAATCCTTCCCAGAGGAGATGCTGCTGCCCTCATCTCTTGCCTCTCTTGAAATATGGAGTCTTAAAACTCTGAAATCCCTGAACTACTCGGGGCTTCAACACCTCACTTCTCTTGGACAATTGACCATCACAGACTGCCCTAATCTACAGTCCATGCCAGAAGAAGGCCTCCCCTCCTCCCTTTCTTCTCTTGAAATCTGGCGGTGTCCTTTGCTGGATCAAAGATGTCAACAGGGAATAGGGGTAGATTGGCTCAAGATTACTCACATCCCCAACGTGCATATTAATGGATACAAGATCCATCAACCTTAG